Within the Novosphingobium sp. SL115 genome, the region TTCAGCTTCGGCTATCACCCGGCTTTCGCATGGCCCCTGCCCGGTGGGGCGGACAAGGCGGCGCATAAGATCGTGTTCGCAGAGTCGGAGCCGCAGGATTTGCGCCGCGTCAGTCGGGAAACCGGTTTGCTGCTTCCCAAGGGCGAACCGACGCCGGTGCAGGGCCGCGAACTCGCGCTATCGCCCGACCTGTTTCGCGCCGATGCGATGATCTGGGATACCCTGACCAGCCGCGCCCTATCCTATGGCGCAGATGGCGGATCATGGTTGGACATTGCGTTTCCGGACAGCCCATCGCTGGGCCTGTGGCAGGTGCCGGGGGCAAATTACATCTGCATCGAACCATGGCAGGGCCACGCTGACCCCGAAGGTTTCGACGGTGATTTCAGGGACAAACCGGGCGTTGTCCTGCTGGATGCGGGCGCATCGCTCAGCTTTTGCATGGATGTGACGGTTCGGGGTTAACCGCCCGCTCGTTTGCGAATCTCTGTCAGCACGGCCCGATGGTCCGGCAACATGCCCAGTGCGCGGGCATGGGCGCTGGTGATGTTCTGTTTGAGACCCGCCCAGTTGCGCGCATCGACTTCACGCATGGGTTGCAGGTCGCGACCGCGATAGAAGCCTTTGCCGAAGAGCGCGGCGATGTAGGTGTTTTCATCGAAATAGTTGGTGCTGGCAAAATCGGCGCGAACTGGCAGGGTGTGCTTCCAGATGGCGAGGTTCTGTTCCAGTCGGGCGGATACCTTCATTTCATGGCGCTGGGCCTGCCAATAAGCCGTGTCTTCACGGCGCGACAGGCGATAGTGCAGGGCGATGTAGTCTGCCACTTCATCGTAAAGGTCGGTGACGCGCTGGTTGTAACGGTCGCGCAGTGCCGGTTCCCAACTTGAATCCGGAAAATAGTGCAGCAGCCATTTGATCGATGTTTCGACGGTGAAGATGGCCGAGGCTTCGAGAGGTTCGACAAAGCCGGAAGCAAGGCCGAGCGCGATGCAATTGCCTTCCCAACTGCGCGCAGTGCGGCCCACGCGCATGGGGATGACACGCATGTCATCAACCCGTGCCTGAGGGCCGAGGTAATCTGCAAATTCGCGCGCGGCATGTTCGTCGCTGCAATGTTGCCCGGAATAGATATAGCCGTTGCCGGTGCGATTATAGAGCGGGACGCGGAACGACCAGCCGTGGGGTAGGGCGGTGGCGCGGGTGGCAGGTTCCAGCGGCTCGTCAGGATTGGCGTGGGCCAGTTGGGTAACAACCGCGCGATCGTTCAGCAGGATGTGGCTGTAATCGACCAGCGGCACGCCCATGACCTTGTGGTGCAGCACGCTTTCGAAACCGCTGGCGTCGATCACCAGTTCCACCGGCATTTCGCGTCCATCGGCCAGTGTCAGCGCGGTTATGTGGCCGCGTTCGTCGCGATGAGCGCCGGTCACATCGGCCCCGGTGCGCTTTACACCGCGCTGTTCGGCATATTTGCGCAGGAATGGTGCAAAGGCGGCGGCATTGGTGTGGTAGGCATAGCGCAGGACGTGTTCGAACGGCTTTTGCCCCGGCATCTTGGGGGCCTTGTGCAGTTCAATGGCTTCGCGGCATGGGGAAACGACGCGGGCATAGTCTGCTCCCTGACCATAAGCCGCGCCGGTCAGTTCATAGCGTTCGAATTCCCACCCGGCGGTCAGGAAGCCGACGAAGGGGTTCACCCAGCTCATCGGCTTTTCGTCATCGGCGCGGTCCCACCCGACAAAATATCCGGCCACCTTGAACGTGGCGTCGGTGGTGAGGATGAATTCATCCTCAGGGATGCCAAGCTGTTCCAGCGTTTTTGCCATCGAAGGCGACAATGATTCGCCCACCCCGATGATCGGGATGCGTTCGGATTCGACCAGGTGAATTTCCAGTTCGCCGCGCTGCACCGCACCTTGCAGGCGGGTTACGAGGAACAGGGCGGAAAGCCAGCCGGTGGTGCCGCCGCCGACGATGGTGATATTGCGCAAAGGGGATGCCATGGGGCCAGCCAAGCGGATAGGGACCGGTACTGTCAAGCGTGTGCCGCGCGTCAAGCATGTGGACGAAAGGGCTGGCGGGCGCTAACCGCGCTTTCCATGTCCAATCGTCGCACCTTTGCCATCATTTCGCACCCTGACGCGGGTAAGACCACGCTGACTGAAAAGCTGCTGCTGCAAGGCGGGGCCATTCATCTTGCGGGCGAGGTGAAGGCGCGCGGGGCTGCGCGGCGCGCGCGGTCTGACTGGATGAAGATCGAACAGCAGCGCGGGATTTCGGTCACGTCGTCGGTGATGACGTTCCAGAAGGACGGCATCGTGTTCAACCTGCTGGACACGCCGGGGCACGAGGACTTTTCCGAAGACACGTATCGCACGCTGACCGCGGTGGATTCTGCCATCATGGTGATCGACGCGGCCAAGGGGATCGAGCCGCAGACGCGCAAGCTGTTTGAAGTGTGCCGGATGCGGTCGGTGCCGATCATCACGTTCGTCAACAAGGTCGACCGCGAAGGCCGCAGTGTGTTCGAAACGCTGGACGAAGTGGCCGATGCGCTGGCGCTGGACGTGGTGCCGATGTCGTGGCCCATCGGCATGGGCGGCCTGTTTCAGGGCGTGATGAGCTTTGCCGACGAAACCATTGCCCGCCCCGAAGGCGACAGCCGCGAATTTCTGGGCAAGGTGGAGCCGGCGACCGACATCCCGGATGACATTGCCGAGGAAATCGAACTGGCGCGGGCTGGCTATCCTGAATTCGACATCGAAGCCTATCGCCATGGCGATCTGACGCCGGTCTATTTCGGGTCCGCTCTCAAGAACTTTGGCGTGGCAGACCTGATCGATGCGATTGCAAAGTTCGCGCCGCCCCCGCGCCCGCAATCGTCCGATCAGGGTACGATTGATCCTGAACGCGCGGACGTGACCGGCTTCATCTTCAAGGTGCAGGCCAACATGGACCCCCAGCACCGTGACCGCATTGCCTTCATGCGGATGGTTTCGGGCACGTTCAAACGCGGCATGAAGCTGACGCCTTCGGGGCTGGGCAAGCCGATTGCGGTGCATTCGCCGATTCTGTTTTTTGCACAGGACCGCGAAATTGCCGATACGGCCGAGGCGGGCGATATCATCGGGATTCCCAACCACGGCACTTTGCGCGTGGGCGATACGCTGTCTGAAAAGAACGATGTGCGCTTTACCGGGCTGCCCAATTTTGCGCCGGAAATCCTGCGGCGGGTGGCGCTGAAAGATCCGACCAAGACCAAGCAGTTGCGCAAGGCGCTGGACGATCTTTCGGAAGAGGGCGTCATTCAGGTGTTCTATCCTGAAATTGGTTCACAATGGATTGTTGGTGTGGTGGGGCAGCTTCAGCTTGAAGTGCTGATTTCCCGGCTTGAGGCGGAATACAAGGTTGAAGCCGGGCTTGAAGCATCGCCCTTTGACACCGCACGATGGCTGAAAGGTAACGATGCGGCGTTGAAATCCTTTGCAGATTTCAACAAGTCGAACCTTGCTAAAGACCGTGATGGCGACCTTGTGTTCATGGCGCGATCTTCCTGGGATGTGAGCTATCAGCAGGAACGCAATCCCGAACTGGCGTTCTCTGCGACGAAGGAAAGGTAACCGGGCGGGGTTGAAACCGGACAGCATCGGGCGCAGTTAGCGTGCCATGCAGCTTCTTGGCCCCACATCGAACACGTTCATCTCGCAGCGCTTGCGGCTCCACTATGTGGACTGGGGCAATACTGACAAGCCCCCGCTTCTGCTGGTGCATGGCGGGCGCGACCATTGCCGGTCATGGGACTGGACGGCCGAGGCGCTGCGCGAAGACTGGCACATCATTGCCATGGACCATCGCGGCCACGGCGATAGCCAGTGGACGCAGGACGGCAATTACCGGACGATGGACCTTGTCTATGACGTGGCCCAGTTGATCCACCAGCTTGATCTTGCACCGGTAACCATCGTTTCGCATTCGTGGGGGGCCAACACCAGCCTGCGTTATGCAGGGCTATTTCCTGAAAATGTGCGCAAGATCGTGGCGATCGAAGGTCTGTTCCCGACGCCTGAGCGCGAAGCTTTGCTGAAGGACGTGCCGTTCGCCCGCCGGGTGCGCGAATTCATTGGCGAAAAGCGCAAGGCTGCGGGGCGTCTGCCGCGCCGTTACCCGTCGCTGGAAGACGCCTATGCGCGCATGAAGGGGGAAAACCCCTACCTGACCGACACACAGGCGCGGCATCTGACGATTCACGGAATTAACCGCAACGAAGATGGCACGTTCAGCTGGAAGTTTGACCCACATCTGAATGTCGATGGTGCGCCCTATGACATCAGCATAGACCAGCGGAACGAGCTGTGGCGGGCGATTACGTGCCCGACGCTATTGCTGAACGGCGCAGATTCCTGGGCTGGAAACCCTGACAGGAACGGAATGGGCGAGCATTTTCGCAGCGCCGAAGTGGTCGAATTCGAAAATGCCGGGCACTGGTTGCACCATGACCAGTTTGACAAGTTCATCGCCACGCTGAAGGGTTTTCTCTGATGGCAGAGTTTACCGACCGCATTACGCCAGAACATGAAGCCATGATCGGGCGGCAGTCGGTTTATTTCATTGCCACAGCGGCGGCTGAAGGGCGGATCAACCTTTCGCCCAAGGGGTATGACAGCTTTCGCGTCCTGGGGCCAAACCGCGTTGCCTATCTGGACCTTGGCGGTTCCGGGAATGAAACCCACGCGCACCTGCTGGTCGATGGGCGCATCACGGTGATGATGTGCAATTTTCATCAGCCTGCGCTGATCCTGCGATTGTATGGCCATGGCAAACCGGTGCTGCCTGCTGATGCGGCATGGAATGAACTGGCCGCGCATTTCGACATCCTGCCGGGCACCCGCCAGATATTCGACATTGCGGTGGACAGCGTGCAGACCAGTTGCGGCTGGGGTGTGCCAGTGATGGCGGTGGACCATGAACGCCAGACATTGGTGAAATACCACGCGCAGGCCGACCCGGTTGCGTGGGAAGCCAAAGTGGCGGGTCGCACCCGCAGCATTGACGGCCTGCCGGTTCGACCGACTGACCGCTACATCGGCGGCAACTGATTCCGGCGTGAAGCTTAAAGTCGCCAGCTATAACATTCACAAGGGCGTGGGGCTGGACCGACGCCGTGATCCTGACCGTATCGTGTCGATCCTGCGCGAGATCGACGCCGATGTGATTGCCCTTCAAGAGGCCGACCGGCGGTTTGGCCTGCGCGAAGCGGTGATTCCGCGCGCGACGCTGGACGATCACAGCCCATGGCAGGTGATCGAGCCAAGGCATTACGATCGTGCGCGCACGGCCGCCAGCATGGGCTGGCATGGCAATGCCCTGCTGGTGCGGCGCGGAATCGAGGTGGTCGATGCCTGCGCGGTGCCGCTGCCGACCATCGAGCCGCGCGGCGCAGTATGCGCCAGTCTATCCATCGGCGGGCAGGTGGTGCGGGTGCTGGGCATGCACCTTGATCTTTCCGGACTGCGGCGGCGCCATCAGGTGGAAGCCGTGTGTGGCCATGTGGATAGCTATCCCGATCCTGCCCATGTGGTGATGATGGGTGATCTGAACGAATGGTCCAATACTGGCGGCGCGCTGGGCGCATTTCCCGCACCGTTGCGGGTGCTGGCACCGGGGCGCAGCTTTCCTTCACGCCGCCCGGTGGCACAGCTTGACCGGATCGTTATCAGCGCCGGCTTGGAGATTGACGGGCTGGGTGTGCATCACAGCCCGCTGGCGGCCGTCGGGTCGGACCACTTACCAGTGTGGGCAACGCTGCGCCTGCCTGCAAACGAAGCAGGCATCCCTGCCTAAAAATTAGGCATAGCCCGATTGCTGCCCAAGATTCGAGCGCGTTTAACCGCCCGGCGGGCATTTTTGTTCCCGTGAATCGCTGAATTCGTAGCTTTGCGGATTTGGCACGCCCCTTGCTTAATCATTTGTGCCGGCAGGTCGCTCGGCACGAAGGGCCATGAAAAGGGGGCATGAATGAAATTCATCATCGCCATCATCAAGCCGTTCAAGCTCGATGAAGTGCGTGAAGCACTGTCGGGTCTGGGCGTTGCTGGGATGACGGTGTCGGAGGTGAAGGGCTTTGGTCGGCAGAAGGGCCAGACCGAAATCTACCGCGGCGCTGAATACTCCACCAATATGCTTCCCAAGGTGAAGATCGAAATCGCTGCCAGCGACGATCTTGCGCCGCAGATCGTGGAAACGATCCAGCAGGCCGCCAGCACCGAAGCGATTGGCGACGGCAAGGTCTTCGTGCTCGACCTCGCATCGGCGACCCGTATCCGCACCGGTGAAACCGGGGATACCGCGCTTTGAGCGCGCCTTCCATTTCCGACCTTAGGGGAACCAACATGATCCGTAAGATGATCGGTGGCTTGGTGGGAACGGGCGCTTCGCTCTTTGCCGCTACGGCCGCTTTTGCACAGGATGGGCCGATCAAGGCACCATCGGTTGAACAGATGGCCGGCATGGTCAACAAGGGCGACACGACCTGGATGCTGATTTCGTCAGCCCTCGTCCTGATGATGAGCGTTCCGGCGCTCGCACTTTTCTATGGCGGTCTTGTCCGCACCAAGAACATGCTCTCGGTGCTGATGCAGGTCTTCATGATCGTTTCGGTCGCAGCGCTTGTCTGGGTAAGCTGGGGCTATTCGATGGCCTTCACCAGCGGCAGCCCGTTCGTCGGTGGCTTCTCGAAGATGTTTTTGATGGGCGTTGACGCAACGACTTATGCGGCAACCTTCTCGAACAACGTCTACATCCCTGAATACGCGTTCGTCATCTTCCAGATGACCTTTGCCTGCATCACCCCGGCGCTGATCGTCGGTGCCTTTGCAGAGCGCGTGAAGTTCTCGGCGCTGATGGTCTTCACCGTTCTGTGGCTGACCGCGATCTACTTCCCGATGGCGCACATGGTCTGGTACTGGGCTGGTCCGGATTTCCTGCCTGACGCTCCGACTGACGCTGGTTTCCTGTGGGCGATGGGTGCACTCGATTTCGCTGGCGGCACGGTCGTTCACATCAACGCCGGTATCGCAGGCCTCGTGGGCTGCATCATGATCGGCAAGCGCGTCGGCTTCGGCAAGGAAGCTACCCCGCCGCACTCGCTGACCATGACCATGATCGGCGCTTCGCTGCTGTGGGTGGGCTGGTTCGGCTTCAACGCCGGTTCCAACCTTGAAGCCAATGGCGTGACCGCACTTGCCTTCATCAACACTTTCGTTGCCACTGCCGCCGCCGCCGTTTCCTGGGCGATTGTCGAGCAGATCCACCACGGCAAGCCTTCGATGCTGGGCGCTGCAACGGGTGCCGTCGCCGGCCTTGTCGCGATCACCCCGGCTTCTGGCCTTGGCGCTCCGATGACCTCGATCGTTCTCGGCCTCCTCGTTTCGCCCATCTGCTACATCTTCGTCAGCACGGTGAAGAACAAGCTGAAGTATGACGACACGCTCGACGTGTTCGGCGTGCACGGCATCGGCGGTATCGTTGGCGCCATCGCCACCGGCATCGTTGCGGCTCCCTCGCTTGGTGGCCAGGGCGTGTTCGACTACACCGTCTTCCCCGCAGGCTTCGACGCTGACAGCTACAGCATCGGCACCCAGGTGATGACGCAGATCAAGGCGGTCCTGTTCACTCTCGTGTTCTCTGGCGTCGGCTCGGCAATCCTCTTCTTCATCGTCGACAAGACCATCGGTCTGCGTCCCAGCGAAGAAGCAGAGCGCGAAGGCCTCGACATCTCCGAACACGGCGAACGCGCCTACAACATGTAATTTACCGAATTGGCGGAGTGGGGGAACCAGATCCTCTCCCTCTCATCCCTCACTCCGCCAAACCATGTTCCTCCTGCGAACAGACTTAAGGCCGGAAGCGCTAGCCCGCTTCCGGCCCTTTTTTTGTTTGCGATTGCAGCGTCACACAGGGCGAAACTGCCTTGGCCTGTGGCGCAGCACATGGAAAACATCGTTAATCATCCGTGAACTATACTTAAGTACTACCGCATATCGTGAAGTGATTGCGGGAGTGCGCAGCAGTGTTCGCAAAGGGACGTGCCCTATTTGGCCAAGCTGTTTCAGCGGCGGCAAAGGTGGATGTGCCATCGGGCATGGGCGATGCAGCCGCATTGGTCCGGGCCTATGAATCGCTAGGGCTGGGCAGCTTCTGGAAAACGGACAGCGAAGGTTGCCTGACCTACCTTTCCAGCGCTGCCTCTGCTGCGCTCGGCGTTTCGGAAGGTCTTGCAGGTCGTCGATTGCTGGACCTGTTTCTGCGTCCTGAGGGTGAAAGTGAGCGCACCCTGCCTTTCGTGATGGCGCGCAAGGGGCGTTTTGAACGGGTCACGGTGCGGTCCGAACGTGCTGGCGAAGTGCGCTGGTGGTCGGTTTCAGGTGAGCCAAGGCAGGTTGGCGGCGAGTTCGTCGGGTTTCTGGGCCATTGCGTCGACATTACGACTGAACGCCTTTCGGCAGAGGAAAACTCCCATCAGGCGCTGCACGATCCTCTGACCGGGCTGCTCAACCGTCGCCATATGTCGCAGTTGCTGGACAAGACGCTGACAGCGTTTGCGCCGCAGCAGCGATCATGTGCGACGATGTTGATCGACCTTGAC harbors:
- a CDS encoding peptide chain release factor 3, encoding MSNRRTFAIISHPDAGKTTLTEKLLLQGGAIHLAGEVKARGAARRARSDWMKIEQQRGISVTSSVMTFQKDGIVFNLLDTPGHEDFSEDTYRTLTAVDSAIMVIDAAKGIEPQTRKLFEVCRMRSVPIITFVNKVDREGRSVFETLDEVADALALDVVPMSWPIGMGGLFQGVMSFADETIARPEGDSREFLGKVEPATDIPDDIAEEIELARAGYPEFDIEAYRHGDLTPVYFGSALKNFGVADLIDAIAKFAPPPRPQSSDQGTIDPERADVTGFIFKVQANMDPQHRDRIAFMRMVSGTFKRGMKLTPSGLGKPIAVHSPILFFAQDREIADTAEAGDIIGIPNHGTLRVGDTLSEKNDVRFTGLPNFAPEILRRVALKDPTKTKQLRKALDDLSEEGVIQVFYPEIGSQWIVGVVGQLQLEVLISRLEAEYKVEAGLEASPFDTARWLKGNDAALKSFADFNKSNLAKDRDGDLVFMARSSWDVSYQQERNPELAFSATKER
- a CDS encoding pyridoxamine 5'-phosphate oxidase family protein, whose translation is MAEFTDRITPEHEAMIGRQSVYFIATAAAEGRINLSPKGYDSFRVLGPNRVAYLDLGGSGNETHAHLLVDGRITVMMCNFHQPALILRLYGHGKPVLPADAAWNELAAHFDILPGTRQIFDIAVDSVQTSCGWGVPVMAVDHERQTLVKYHAQADPVAWEAKVAGRTRSIDGLPVRPTDRYIGGN
- a CDS encoding tryptophan halogenase family protein, translating into MASPLRNITIVGGGTTGWLSALFLVTRLQGAVQRGELEIHLVESERIPIIGVGESLSPSMAKTLEQLGIPEDEFILTTDATFKVAGYFVGWDRADDEKPMSWVNPFVGFLTAGWEFERYELTGAAYGQGADYARVVSPCREAIELHKAPKMPGQKPFEHVLRYAYHTNAAAFAPFLRKYAEQRGVKRTGADVTGAHRDERGHITALTLADGREMPVELVIDASGFESVLHHKVMGVPLVDYSHILLNDRAVVTQLAHANPDEPLEPATRATALPHGWSFRVPLYNRTGNGYIYSGQHCSDEHAAREFADYLGPQARVDDMRVIPMRVGRTARSWEGNCIALGLASGFVEPLEASAIFTVETSIKWLLHYFPDSSWEPALRDRYNQRVTDLYDEVADYIALHYRLSRREDTAYWQAQRHEMKVSARLEQNLAIWKHTLPVRADFASTNYFDENTYIAALFGKGFYRGRDLQPMREVDARNWAGLKQNITSAHARALGMLPDHRAVLTEIRKRAGG
- a CDS encoding ammonium transporter, coding for MIRKMIGGLVGTGASLFAATAAFAQDGPIKAPSVEQMAGMVNKGDTTWMLISSALVLMMSVPALALFYGGLVRTKNMLSVLMQVFMIVSVAALVWVSWGYSMAFTSGSPFVGGFSKMFLMGVDATTYAATFSNNVYIPEYAFVIFQMTFACITPALIVGAFAERVKFSALMVFTVLWLTAIYFPMAHMVWYWAGPDFLPDAPTDAGFLWAMGALDFAGGTVVHINAGIAGLVGCIMIGKRVGFGKEATPPHSLTMTMIGASLLWVGWFGFNAGSNLEANGVTALAFINTFVATAAAAVSWAIVEQIHHGKPSMLGAATGAVAGLVAITPASGLGAPMTSIVLGLLVSPICYIFVSTVKNKLKYDDTLDVFGVHGIGGIVGAIATGIVAAPSLGGQGVFDYTVFPAGFDADSYSIGTQVMTQIKAVLFTLVFSGVGSAILFFIVDKTIGLRPSEEAEREGLDISEHGERAYNM
- a CDS encoding aldose 1-epimerase family protein → MTDNLVTIGSDGLTARINPQGAEVWSLTDGAGREYMTDADPTFWSGHAPLLFPIVGTLAGDTLRLDGQGYTLPRHGFARRSRFALAHLTDNEARFRLTDSPDTRAVYPFGFVLEMTFRVEGMTLFTQACVNNPNASDLPFSFGYHPAFAWPLPGGADKAAHKIVFAESEPQDLRRVSRETGLLLPKGEPTPVQGRELALSPDLFRADAMIWDTLTSRALSYGADGGSWLDIAFPDSPSLGLWQVPGANYICIEPWQGHADPEGFDGDFRDKPGVVLLDAGASLSFCMDVTVRG
- a CDS encoding P-II family nitrogen regulator — translated: MKFIIAIIKPFKLDEVREALSGLGVAGMTVSEVKGFGRQKGQTEIYRGAEYSTNMLPKVKIEIAASDDLAPQIVETIQQAASTEAIGDGKVFVLDLASATRIRTGETGDTAL
- a CDS encoding endonuclease/exonuclease/phosphatase family protein, with the translated sequence MKLKVASYNIHKGVGLDRRRDPDRIVSILREIDADVIALQEADRRFGLREAVIPRATLDDHSPWQVIEPRHYDRARTAASMGWHGNALLVRRGIEVVDACAVPLPTIEPRGAVCASLSIGGQVVRVLGMHLDLSGLRRRHQVEAVCGHVDSYPDPAHVVMMGDLNEWSNTGGALGAFPAPLRVLAPGRSFPSRRPVAQLDRIVISAGLEIDGLGVHHSPLAAVGSDHLPVWATLRLPANEAGIPA
- a CDS encoding alpha/beta fold hydrolase codes for the protein MQLLGPTSNTFISQRLRLHYVDWGNTDKPPLLLVHGGRDHCRSWDWTAEALREDWHIIAMDHRGHGDSQWTQDGNYRTMDLVYDVAQLIHQLDLAPVTIVSHSWGANTSLRYAGLFPENVRKIVAIEGLFPTPEREALLKDVPFARRVREFIGEKRKAAGRLPRRYPSLEDAYARMKGENPYLTDTQARHLTIHGINRNEDGTFSWKFDPHLNVDGAPYDISIDQRNELWRAITCPTLLLNGADSWAGNPDRNGMGEHFRSAEVVEFENAGHWLHHDQFDKFIATLKGFL